In one window of Paucibacter aquatile DNA:
- a CDS encoding retropepsin-like aspartic protease family protein: MIKSSCAGLGLLLTATLSLNAQAQVVSFNGSLGAKSALLLIDGEPRTVPVGETVRGVKLLSLADAQAVVEIKGRRVNLVLGASPGRVGDGAAAANTGRKIVLSSGHGGHFTTVGNINGHSTQFLVDTGATAISISQSEAERMGLRYREGRRTMTQTANGIIPAYALMLDTVRIGDVEVRGIEAIVVPSQMSHVLLGNSFLTRFQMKRDNDVLTLDLRY, from the coding sequence GTGATTAAGAGCTCATGTGCGGGCTTGGGGCTGCTGCTGACGGCAACGCTGAGCTTGAACGCTCAGGCCCAGGTGGTCAGCTTCAACGGCAGCTTGGGTGCCAAATCGGCCCTGCTGCTGATTGATGGCGAGCCTCGCACCGTTCCCGTGGGCGAAACCGTGCGGGGCGTGAAGCTGCTGTCACTGGCCGACGCCCAAGCCGTGGTCGAGATCAAGGGGCGCCGCGTCAACCTCGTCCTCGGAGCCTCGCCGGGCCGGGTCGGTGACGGCGCCGCAGCGGCAAACACCGGCCGCAAGATCGTGCTGTCGTCAGGCCATGGCGGCCACTTCACCACGGTTGGCAATATCAATGGCCACTCGACCCAGTTCCTGGTCGACACCGGCGCCACCGCCATCTCCATCAGTCAGTCCGAAGCCGAACGCATGGGCCTGCGCTACCGCGAGGGCCGACGCACCATGACGCAAACCGCAAACGGCATCATTCCGGCCTACGCGCTGATGCTGGATACCGTGCGCATTGGCGACGTCGAGGTGCGAGGCATTGAAGCCATCGTCGTGCCCAGCCAGATGAGCCATGTGCTGCTGGGCAACAGCTTTCTGACCCGCTTCCAGATGAAACGGGACAATGACGTGCTGACGCTGGACCTGCGCTACTGA
- a CDS encoding YajQ family cyclic di-GMP-binding protein: protein MPSFDTTLEADMVKIRNGVDNSIKEISTRFDFKGTAAEVTLKEKEKEIHSVGESDFQLEQIEAVLYAKLVKQGVVINFLDKQDKVEKLGGDKVRQVYKIKNGIESDLAKKIVSAIKNSKIKVQASIQGDTVRVTGKNRDDLQVAINMLKKEMADVPLDYGNFRD from the coding sequence ATGCCCAGTTTTGACACCACCCTTGAAGCCGATATGGTCAAGATCCGCAACGGGGTCGACAACAGCATCAAGGAAATCAGCACCCGCTTCGATTTCAAGGGCACGGCTGCCGAAGTCACCCTGAAGGAAAAAGAAAAGGAAATTCACTCGGTGGGCGAGAGTGACTTCCAGCTGGAGCAGATCGAGGCGGTGCTCTACGCCAAGCTGGTCAAGCAAGGCGTGGTCATCAATTTCCTGGACAAGCAGGACAAGGTCGAGAAGCTCGGTGGCGACAAGGTGCGCCAGGTCTACAAGATCAAGAACGGCATTGAGTCCGACCTGGCCAAGAAGATCGTCTCGGCCATCAAGAACAGCAAGATCAAGGTGCAGGCCTCCATCCAGGGCGACACGGTGCGCGTCACCGGCAAGAACCGCGACGACCTGCAAGTGGCCATCAACATGCTCAAGAAAGAGATGGCCGATGTTCCGCTCGACTACGGGAATTTCCGTGATTAA
- the murB gene encoding UDP-N-acetylmuramate dehydrogenase produces MRVERDVNLKSCNTFGLPATARRLVRIREAADVRRVVDHPELGRAPKFVLGGGSNLVLTKDLDAVVLKMEIPGLRLLEERTDAWIIEAGAGVPWHELVRWCVEQGYPGLENMALIPGTVGAAPVQNIGAYGLEMKDRLDSVEVMDLVTGRPVRLPAEVCQLAYRDSVFKQSGPGGLAGKSVITSVRLRLPKPWQPVLGYLELERKMAETGISAPTPRQIFDWVCAIRRAKLPDPAVIGNAGSFFKNPVVTPEQCRDIIGRDPGIVHYPMPDGSIKLAAGWMIDACGWKGKTVGGAAVYEKQALVLVNRGEARGAEVVTLARAIQESVYGRFGIRLEPEPVLL; encoded by the coding sequence TTGCGGGTGGAGCGCGATGTCAATCTCAAGTCTTGCAATACCTTTGGCCTGCCGGCCACGGCACGCCGCCTGGTGCGCATCCGCGAAGCGGCCGATGTGCGCCGTGTGGTGGACCACCCGGAGCTGGGCCGTGCACCCAAGTTTGTGCTCGGCGGCGGCAGCAATCTGGTGCTGACCAAAGACCTCGACGCCGTGGTGTTGAAGATGGAGATTCCAGGCTTGCGACTGCTGGAAGAACGTACGGACGCCTGGATTATCGAGGCAGGCGCCGGTGTGCCTTGGCATGAGCTGGTGCGCTGGTGCGTGGAGCAGGGCTATCCGGGCCTGGAAAACATGGCCCTGATCCCGGGCACGGTGGGCGCCGCGCCGGTGCAGAACATCGGCGCCTACGGCCTGGAGATGAAAGACCGGCTCGACAGTGTCGAGGTGATGGACCTGGTCACCGGCCGGCCGGTGCGTTTGCCGGCCGAGGTCTGCCAGCTGGCCTATCGCGACAGCGTGTTCAAGCAGAGCGGCCCCGGCGGCCTGGCCGGCAAGAGCGTGATCACCTCGGTGCGTCTGCGCCTGCCCAAACCCTGGCAGCCGGTGCTGGGCTATCTGGAGCTGGAGCGCAAGATGGCCGAGACCGGCATCAGCGCCCCGACGCCACGCCAGATCTTCGACTGGGTCTGCGCCATCCGTCGCGCCAAGCTGCCCGATCCGGCCGTGATCGGCAATGCCGGCAGTTTTTTCAAGAACCCGGTGGTCACGCCCGAGCAATGCCGCGACATCATCGGCCGCGACCCTGGCATCGTTCACTACCCCATGCCCGATGGCAGCATCAAGTTGGCGGCCGGCTGGATGATCGATGCCTGCGGTTGGAAGGGCAAGACGGTGGGCGGTGCGGCCGTGTACGAAAAGCAGGCCCTGGTGCTGGTCAACCGCGGCGAGGCGCGTGGCGCCGAGGTGGTGACCCTGGCACGGGCGATCCAAGAAAGCGTCTACGGCCGTTTCGGTATTCGTCTGGAGCCGGAGCCAGTCCTGCTCTGA
- a CDS encoding ATP-binding protein: MSSSPSTQSAGQRRRWRILLLAMAGLLVLVLGSVGVLQARQFLLLNATRSYQDDYMIWSLFQFEVESLRLRLALENAEHRSDEVDPDQVEQRYEIFVSRLGLIEGEHATLVLREHPDYQKTLDRSKRFVAWADALPLKADWVRRQTEQGQAGPELREALAQLQSLSDAVRELSLTASHHVAAQVDERNQLVREQARMSLWLTGLQCALSLGFAAMLLRQFRRLNRYGQDQHALAERLQQAQIEAEAGSRAKSVFLANMSHELRTPMHGLLGMLDLLKDTALTPSQRSQLRAAHDSSRHLLTVLNDILDVSKMEAGGIHIQPEPVHLPRLLQELDELSRPQALAKSLDLQLLADADVPAWVSADPTRLRQILLNLLSNALKFSEQGRVRLHLSRQEDMLGQTLLRFEVSDTGMGMDGDTQTRLFQRFSQGDTTRSRRFGGTGLGLEISRNLARAMGGDISVSSVLGQGSTFTVDLPLVSCAAPSSEQASTVQDALAGEHKPLRILVSEDHATNRAYLQAVLERLGHPAFFCENGHEALHALASQDFDLVLMDLHTPVMDGYAATRAMRRLPAPKCHVRIIALSADAFDESRQRALQAGMDDFLPKPIGVEALAQALNQHAQSLASQAQPDRPTTDSAPETPDTMAAAVTRGEADEPGLDPQALADLRQMLPASTVRQLYASYVASLERTRADLQAGLSGRNQRQLGEAAHGVKGAAANLGFQLVVQPALQLEQSAKALQQDQGAVDWPSVEAQTQQLLAALSRSEALCREQDLA; this comes from the coding sequence GTGAGCAGCAGCCCCAGCACCCAGAGCGCCGGCCAACGCCGTCGCTGGCGCATCCTCTTGCTGGCCATGGCCGGTTTGCTGGTGCTGGTGCTGGGTTCGGTGGGCGTGCTGCAAGCACGTCAGTTTCTGCTGCTCAATGCCACACGCAGCTACCAGGATGACTACATGATCTGGAGCCTGTTCCAGTTCGAAGTCGAGTCCTTGCGCTTGCGCCTGGCCCTGGAAAATGCCGAGCATCGCTCGGACGAGGTGGACCCCGATCAGGTGGAGCAGCGCTACGAGATTTTTGTCAGCCGCCTGGGGCTGATCGAAGGCGAACACGCCACCCTGGTGCTGCGCGAGCATCCGGACTATCAAAAGACCCTGGACCGCAGCAAGCGCTTTGTCGCCTGGGCCGATGCCCTGCCGCTGAAGGCGGACTGGGTGCGCCGGCAAACCGAACAAGGCCAGGCCGGCCCGGAGCTGCGCGAGGCCTTGGCGCAGTTGCAGTCCCTGTCCGACGCCGTGCGCGAGCTGTCGCTGACCGCCTCGCACCACGTCGCAGCCCAGGTCGATGAACGCAACCAGCTGGTGCGTGAGCAGGCCCGCATGAGCTTGTGGTTGACCGGTTTGCAATGCGCGTTGAGCCTGGGTTTCGCGGCCATGCTGCTGCGCCAGTTCCGCCGCCTCAACCGCTACGGCCAGGATCAGCATGCCCTGGCCGAGCGTCTGCAGCAGGCGCAAATCGAAGCCGAGGCCGGCAGCCGGGCCAAGAGCGTGTTCCTGGCCAATATGAGCCATGAACTGCGCACCCCCATGCACGGCCTGCTGGGCATGCTGGACCTGCTCAAGGACACAGCACTGACGCCGTCTCAGAGAAGCCAGCTGCGCGCTGCGCACGACTCCAGCCGCCATCTGCTGACAGTGCTGAACGACATCCTCGACGTCTCCAAGATGGAGGCCGGTGGCATCCACATCCAGCCCGAGCCGGTCCACCTGCCTCGCCTGCTGCAGGAGCTGGACGAGCTGAGCCGTCCGCAGGCCCTGGCCAAATCGCTGGACTTGCAGCTGCTGGCCGACGCCGATGTGCCCGCCTGGGTCAGCGCCGACCCGACCCGCCTGCGCCAGATCCTGCTCAATCTGCTCAGCAATGCGCTGAAGTTCTCCGAACAGGGCCGGGTGCGCCTGCACCTCAGCCGCCAGGAAGACATGCTGGGCCAGACCCTGCTGAGGTTCGAGGTCAGCGACACCGGCATGGGCATGGACGGCGACACCCAGACCCGCTTGTTCCAGCGCTTCAGCCAGGGCGACACCACGCGCTCGCGCCGCTTTGGCGGCACCGGCCTGGGTCTGGAGATCTCGCGCAACCTGGCCCGCGCCATGGGCGGCGACATCTCCGTCAGCAGCGTGCTGGGCCAGGGCTCGACCTTCACGGTCGACCTGCCCCTGGTCAGCTGCGCCGCACCCAGCAGTGAGCAAGCCAGCACCGTCCAAGACGCACTCGCGGGCGAGCACAAGCCCTTGCGCATCCTGGTCTCAGAAGACCATGCCACCAACCGCGCTTACCTGCAGGCGGTGCTGGAGCGCCTGGGCCACCCGGCCTTCTTCTGCGAGAACGGCCACGAGGCCTTGCACGCCCTGGCCAGCCAGGACTTCGACCTGGTGTTGATGGACCTGCACACACCGGTGATGGATGGCTACGCCGCCACCCGCGCCATGCGCCGCCTACCGGCGCCGAAATGCCATGTGCGCATCATCGCCCTCTCGGCCGATGCCTTTGACGAGTCGCGCCAACGCGCGCTGCAGGCCGGCATGGATGATTTCCTGCCCAAGCCCATCGGCGTGGAAGCCTTGGCGCAGGCCTTGAACCAGCATGCCCAAAGCCTGGCCAGCCAGGCACAGCCCGATCGACCGACCACGGACTCCGCCCCTGAAACGCCGGACACGATGGCAGCAGCCGTGACCCGCGGCGAGGCCGACGAGCCTGGACTCGACCCGCAGGCCCTGGCCGATCTGCGCCAGATGCTGCCGGCCAGCACGGTGCGCCAGCTCTACGCCAGCTATGTGGCCAGCCTGGAGCGCACACGCGCCGATCTGCAAGCCGGCCTGAGCGGCCGCAACCAACGCCAGCTCGGTGAGGCCGCGCATGGGGTCAAAGGAGCGGCGGCGAACCTGGGCTTCCAGTTGGTGGTGCAGCCCGCCTTGCAGCTGGAGCAAAGCGCCAAAGCCTTGCAGCAGGACCAGGGGGCCGTGGACTGGCCTTCAGTCGAAGCGCAGACCCAGCAACTGCTGGCCGCGCTCAGCCGCAGCGAAGCGCTGTGCCGGGAGCAAGATCTGGCCTGA
- a CDS encoding putative pterin-binding protein, translating to MWRLLGALGLLMASLAASGQPAPPVAKPASAVDSKPAAKAPVLLTVSGALKAGPGKTVQLDLAQLSALPQQQLHTQTPWYPAPRTFSGPLLQDVLNLAGAQGQTLEARAINDYKVNIPVSDAARFKPVLALQIDGKPIALRDKGPLFIVYPYDSDPQLRSSVYYSRSIWQLKSLEVR from the coding sequence TTGTGGCGACTGCTTGGCGCCCTGGGCCTGCTCATGGCCAGTCTGGCTGCCTCGGGTCAGCCAGCGCCACCGGTGGCCAAGCCTGCCAGTGCCGTGGACAGCAAGCCGGCCGCCAAGGCGCCGGTGCTGCTGACCGTCAGCGGCGCACTCAAGGCCGGGCCCGGCAAGACGGTGCAGCTGGACCTGGCCCAGCTCAGCGCCCTGCCCCAGCAACAGCTGCACACGCAAACGCCCTGGTACCCGGCACCGCGCACCTTCAGCGGCCCGCTGCTGCAAGATGTGTTGAACCTCGCGGGGGCGCAGGGCCAGACCCTGGAAGCCCGCGCCATCAATGACTACAAGGTCAACATCCCGGTCAGCGACGCCGCGCGCTTCAAACCGGTGCTGGCCCTGCAGATCGACGGCAAGCCGATCGCGCTGCGGGACAAGGGCCCACTCTTCATCGTCTACCCCTACGACAGCGACCCCCAGCTGCGCAGCAGCGTCTACTACAGCCGCTCCATCTGGCAACTGAAGAGCCTGGAGGTCCGGTGA
- the argG gene encoding argininosuccinate synthase, with protein sequence MSSILQNIPVGQKVGIAFSGGLDTSAALHWMRNKGAIPYAYTANLGQPDEPDYDEIPRKAMQYGAEKAVLVDCRAQLVHEGIAALQAGAFHISTAGVTYFNTTPIGRAVTGTMLVAAMKEDDVNIWGDGSTFKGNDIERFYRYGLLTNPALKIYKPWLDQAFIDELGGRAEMSAFMSKAGFGYKMSAEKAYSTDSNLLGATHEAKDLEHLNSGIRIVNPIMGVAFWRDDVVVKAEEVTVRFEEGMPVALNGVEYSDPVALLLEANRIGGRHGLGMSDQIENRIIEAKSRGIYEAPGLALLHIAYERLVTGIHNEDTIEQYRMNGLKLGRLLYQGRWFDPQAIMLRETAQRWVARAVTGEVAIELRRGNDYSLLDTKSPNLTYKPERLSMEKVEDAPFSPADRIGQLTMRNLDIVDTRAKLMTYTQAGLLTPGHSGNLPQLQQAKTEGGDSSGR encoded by the coding sequence ATGTCCAGCATTCTTCAGAACATCCCCGTCGGCCAGAAGGTCGGTATCGCTTTCTCCGGTGGCCTGGACACCAGCGCCGCCCTGCACTGGATGCGCAACAAGGGCGCCATCCCCTACGCCTACACCGCCAATCTGGGCCAGCCCGACGAGCCGGACTACGACGAGATTCCGCGCAAGGCCATGCAGTACGGCGCCGAGAAAGCCGTGCTGGTGGACTGCCGCGCCCAGCTGGTGCACGAGGGCATTGCCGCCTTGCAGGCCGGCGCCTTCCACATCAGCACCGCCGGTGTGACCTACTTCAACACCACGCCCATCGGCCGCGCCGTGACCGGCACCATGCTGGTGGCGGCCATGAAGGAAGACGACGTCAACATTTGGGGTGACGGCTCGACCTTCAAGGGCAATGACATCGAGCGCTTCTACCGCTACGGCCTGCTGACCAACCCTGCCCTGAAGATCTACAAACCCTGGCTGGACCAGGCCTTCATCGACGAGCTGGGCGGCCGCGCCGAGATGTCGGCCTTCATGAGCAAGGCCGGCTTCGGCTACAAGATGTCGGCCGAGAAAGCCTACTCCACCGACTCCAACCTGCTGGGTGCCACCCACGAGGCCAAGGACCTGGAGCACCTGAACAGCGGCATCCGCATCGTCAACCCCATCATGGGCGTCGCCTTCTGGCGCGATGACGTGGTGGTCAAGGCAGAGGAAGTCACCGTACGCTTTGAAGAAGGCATGCCGGTGGCGCTGAACGGCGTCGAGTACAGCGACCCAGTCGCCCTGCTGCTGGAAGCCAATCGCATCGGCGGCCGCCATGGCCTGGGCATGAGCGACCAGATCGAGAACCGCATCATCGAAGCCAAGAGCCGCGGCATCTACGAAGCCCCGGGCCTGGCCCTCTTGCACATCGCTTACGAGCGCCTGGTCACCGGCATCCACAACGAAGACACCATCGAGCAGTACCGCATGAACGGCCTCAAGCTGGGCCGCCTGCTCTACCAAGGCCGCTGGTTCGACCCGCAAGCCATCATGCTGCGCGAAACCGCCCAGCGCTGGGTGGCCCGCGCCGTGACCGGCGAGGTGGCGATCGAGCTGCGCCGCGGCAATGACTACTCGCTGCTGGACACCAAGAGCCCCAACCTGACCTACAAGCCCGAGCGCCTGTCCATGGAAAAGGTCGAGGACGCGCCCTTCTCGCCGGCGGACCGCATCGGCCAGCTGACCATGCGCAATCTGGACATCGTCGACACCCGCGCCAAGCTGATGACCTACACCCAGGCCGGCTTGCTGACCCCGGGCCACAGCGGCAATCTGCCGCAACTGCAACAGGCCAAGACCGAAGGCGGCGACAGCAGCGGCCGCTGA
- a CDS encoding DUF924 family protein: MSSLDIQHHSESGAGGAIQGRFWARVDGQQIELDYQLSGRDLVFTHTGTAPALQGRGLAGQLVAHGLRWAASLDLPLLPGCSYVEAYLQRHPLWLRLRLPAEAQAVLNYWFGTLGSAEDGQVRPLWFTKSAATDEEIRSRFGALVEQAMQQGLSHWGDSAQARMARILLLDQFTRNIYRDSARAFAGDPLALQLALGLMDLPPARELSTLQRWFMLMPLEHAEDISLQNRCVQAFEALAAEDPRLAGAADYAHRHQQVIAQFGRFPHRNALLGRASTEAEQQYLAQPGAGF; the protein is encoded by the coding sequence ATGAGCAGCCTCGACATCCAACACCACAGCGAGAGCGGCGCCGGCGGCGCGATTCAAGGCCGTTTTTGGGCCCGGGTCGACGGCCAGCAGATCGAGCTGGACTACCAGCTCAGCGGCCGCGACCTGGTCTTCACCCACACCGGCACCGCGCCCGCCCTGCAAGGCCGCGGCCTGGCCGGCCAGCTGGTGGCACATGGCCTGCGCTGGGCGGCCAGTCTGGACTTGCCCCTGCTGCCCGGCTGCAGCTATGTCGAGGCCTATCTGCAGCGCCACCCACTGTGGCTGCGCCTGCGCCTTCCGGCGGAGGCCCAGGCGGTGCTCAACTACTGGTTCGGCACGCTGGGCAGCGCTGAGGATGGCCAGGTGCGCCCGCTCTGGTTCACCAAGAGCGCGGCCACCGATGAAGAGATCCGCAGCCGTTTTGGCGCCCTGGTCGAACAGGCCATGCAGCAAGGCCTGAGCCATTGGGGCGACAGCGCGCAAGCGCGTATGGCGCGCATCCTGCTGCTGGACCAGTTCACCCGCAACATCTACCGCGACAGCGCCCGAGCTTTCGCAGGCGACCCGCTGGCGCTGCAGCTGGCCCTGGGCCTGATGGACCTGCCGCCAGCCCGTGAGCTGTCCACCCTGCAGCGCTGGTTCATGCTCATGCCGCTCGAACATGCCGAAGATATAAGCCTGCAAAACCGCTGCGTGCAGGCCTTCGAAGCCCTGGCTGCCGAAGACCCACGCCTGGCCGGCGCGGCCGACTACGCCCACCGCCACCAGCAGGTGATCGCGCAGTTCGGCCGTTTTCCTCATCGCAATGCCCTGCTGGGCCGGGCCTCCACCGAGGCCGAACAGCAGTACCTCGCCCAACCGGGCGCCGGCTTTTGA